The segment TGGATGTGGCGCTGGTGCCGGTGGCCTTGCTGCACGAATTGCCCGAATATCATATTGTAAGTGATTACTGTATAGCCTCTGACTTTGAAGTGGCTTCCGTTTGTTTGTTCAGCGAAGTGCCGGTGCATGAGCTAACTACTGTTTATCTCGATTACCAAAGTCGTACTTCAGTTGCATTGGCAAAATTACTGATGAAAGAGTTTTGGGGTATTTCGCCACAATTGATCGATGCAAAGGATGAAAGTTATCGTACAAAAATTGAAGGCACAACAGGTGCTGTTGTAATTGGCGACAGGGCCTTGGAGCAACGGCGCCTTTCTACCTATATCTACGATCTTGCTGCTGAATGGCAGGCCATGACACATTTGCCGTTTGTGTTTGCGGTGTGGGTGAGTTTAAAACCAATGAGTAAAGAATGGATGGATCGTTTTAATGAAGCCAATGCAGTTGGTTTCACAATCATCGATGAAATTGCGGAGCAACAGAAATACCCCGTGTACGATCTGCGTAAATATTACACACATAATATCAGCTATTTACTGGATGATGAAAAACGGAAGGGGATGAAAAAATTCCTCGAATTTTTAAATGCGTAAAGTTTTATTTTTAACTATGCCTGTTAACCGGATGCATTACATTCTCCGCTGTTGTTTCGTATTCCTGTTCATTTGCTTAACAGGGTTTCTTCATGCACAGGAGTTACGTTATCAGCTTAAAAATTACACACCATCAGACGGATTACCCAGCTCTGAAACTTACCAGGTGTTGCGTGATGCATCAAATTATATGTGGTTTGCCACGGATCATGGGGTAACCAGGTATAATGGTTATGAATTTGAGACATTCAATCTGCCTGATAATTCGATCATGGGCTTGTATGAAGATTGGAAGAAAAGAGTATGGGTATTCACTTTCTCTGGACGACTATTTTATTATGAAAACGGGAAGTTTGAAAATTATAAGTGGAATGATAAATTAGTTACTGCAATCAAACCTGGAGTGATACAGGCGATGTATGTAGATAGTAATGAAGTGGTGCATGTCTCTTCATCAGGGCCTTATTATGTTAAAATCAGAGAAAATGGAACATTAAAAAGGGAGATCGAACTCAGCCCTGTAGCAAAATTCGAAGCGATTGAATCTCAGAATTCTGATTTTTTTGTAAGAGTGATTGCTTATCCCGAAAAACTTCAAAGTCTGGATTACATTAAAAGTGAAGCTAAAAGTGAGTTCAATATTACTTCAAAAGGGAGAAAAATAGTTCTTAAAATTCCTCGTCTAATTCAGCAT is part of the Lacibacter sediminis genome and harbors:
- a CDS encoding menaquinone biosynthetic enzyme MqnA/MqnD family protein, encoding MKKIKVGAVSYLNTKPMMYGMQNDAFLQDHELVPDYPSKVAAMLKSGEVDVALVPVALLHELPEYHIVSDYCIASDFEVASVCLFSEVPVHELTTVYLDYQSRTSVALAKLLMKEFWGISPQLIDAKDESYRTKIEGTTGAVVIGDRALEQRRLSTYIYDLAAEWQAMTHLPFVFAVWVSLKPMSKEWMDRFNEANAVGFTIIDEIAEQQKYPVYDLRKYYTHNISYLLDDEKRKGMKKFLEFLNA